Sequence from the Ornithinimicrobium humiphilum genome:
CAGGGTCGCCATGACGACCGCGGCGAGCACCTCGGCGTGCCCGAGCCCGAGCACCGGCCCGGCCACGAGCGCCGCCACGGCGGGCATCACCGCGAGCTTGAGCGCCACGACCAGGCCCAGCTCGGCGAGGTTGTCCCGACCGCGGGGCACCGGCGAGAGCCGCAGCGAGATGCCGAAGGCGAGCAGCATGCCCGGGATGGCCAGCCCGCCCACGAGCTCGACCGGGGCCCGGACGAGGGAGGGCAGCTCGATCCCGAGGAGCGCCACCGCGAGGCCGAGGAGGCTGCCGATCGTCAGCGGGTTGGTCACCGGCGAGCGCAGGACCCGGCGGACCGAGACCCGCCCCGTCTGGCTGGCGTCGAGCGCGGCCAGCCACGCCGGCTGGAGCAGGAGCAGCTGCAGCAGGATGACCGGCGCCGACCACGACCCGTCCCCCAGGACGTAGATCGCGATCGGCAGCCCGAGGTTGTTGGAGTTGACGTAGCTGACGCTCATCCCGCCCATGAGCACGTGCGTCAGGGGCCGGCGCAGCAGGAGGCGGGCCACCAGCACGTAGGCGGCGCTGGCCACGGCCACGCCCGCGAGCGTCGCCACGAGGAAGCCGGAGAAGATCACCCGCACGTCGGCGTCGGCGACCACCAGGAAGAGCAGGGCGGGCGAGCCCACCCAGAAGGTCAGCCGGGCGAGCACCTGCTGCTCGGTGCGCCCGAGGGTGCCGGTGTGCGCCAGCAGCCAGCCGACCGCGACGACCGCCGCGATCAGCCAGAATCCCTGGAGCACGGCGACCACGGCACCGATTATCCGTCGGGCGCCCGCACGCGTTGGGGTGCGGGGCCGCGCGCGTTAACCTGCCGCAATGAGCGCTGCGCAGGATCGCCCCGCCCGCAACCTCGACGCCGAGGAGGACTACCTCACCGGCGACGGCGGCGTCACCCCCGACCTCCTGGACCGCCGACCGGTCAAGGAGCGCACGGTCGCCACGCTCTACGAGGGCCGCCCCGGGCTCAACCCGACCCAGGCGATCCGCGCCTTCCTCGACGCGGTGAAGCTGCAGGAGCGGCACGGCCACATGCGGGTCGTCGACGACCTCATCGGCCTGCAGCGCCGCGTCGGCGACACCATCGAGCACTACAAGGACAAGCTGCTCAACGCCGAGGCCCGCAGCGGGGCGACCGAGTCGGCCAAGTTCGGCATCGGCTCCTTCAACGGTCAGCGCGCGGTCGTCTACGTCGTGGACTGGGCCTTCTTCGCCGGCTCGCTCGGCGAGGTCGCGGGCGAGAAGTTCGTGCAGGCCGCCGAGCTGGCCGAGAAGGAGAAGCTGCCCCTGGTGAGCATGGGCGCCTCCTCCGGGGTCCGGCAGCACGAGAACGTCCTCGGGCTGGTCCAGATGCAGCGCATGGCTGCGGCGGCCAACAAGTTCCAGCACACCACCAACCGCCCCTACGTCTCCGTGCTCGCCGGCCAGGTCTGGGGCGGCATGTCGGCGAGCGCGGTCCCGGCCGCCGACCTCGTCGTCGCGCTCGAGGGCACCGACTACGGCTTCGCCGGGCGCCGCGTCATCGAGACCTTCGAGGGCAAGCAGGTGCCCCAGGGTATGCAGTCGGCCGAGGCCAACTACCTCGACCGCAACGTCGACGTGCTGGTCAAGGACGTCGACGAGCTGATCGAGTTCCTCACCCGGATCTTCGCCGCCGGCCGCTCGACCACCAAGATCCGCCCCGGCCGCGCGGCCCGCGTCTCCCGCCCCGCCGACGTCGCCGCCGAGGGCCGCGCGATGACCGCCGGCGCGGAGGGCTTCTCCCCCGCCCTGTGGGACCGCCAGGTGCCCGAGCTGACGGTGCAGCTCCCCCGTGACCGCCGCGACCGCCCCGGCATGGGGCTGCGGGAGGCGCTCATGGCCCGCTACAACGAGATCGCCGCCGGAGCGGGCCGCGTGGACACCGAGTTCCTCCTGAGGACGGTCTTCGACGCCGCCGTGCCCTTCTACAACCACGTGCAGTTCCAGGAGCAGAAGACCTACCCCAACATCATCGCGGGCCTCGGGGTGCTGGGCGAGCAGACCTTCATGGTCATCGGCGACCAGCCGTCCTACACGGTCACGAGCGGCTACGTCGGCAAGCGCCCGGCCAACCCCGGCCCGGAAGACTTCGAGTACGGCGTGCGGATGATGCAGGCGGCCGCCCGCTGGGGCCTGCCGATCGTCTTCTTCACCGACACCCTGGGGGCGCTGCCCACGATGGCGGCCGAGCGCCGCGGGCAGTCGCGCGCCATCGCCCAGAGCATCAAGACCTCCGCCTCCCACCCCTACCCCACCGTCTCGGTGATCGCGGGGGCGATGGGCAGCGGCGGCGGCCTGGCCACCACGCCCTTCGGCCGTCACACGGTCATGCTCGACAGCGCCCTGGGCTTCGTCTCCGAGCCGCGGTCGACCGCGACGATCCTCTACAACGAGGCCAACCCCTCGGTCGACCAGGTCGGGATGACCCTGGAGACCATGCGCGCCTCGGCCGAGGACCTGCGCTCGCAGGGCCTGGTCGACACGATCGTGCGCGATCATCCCGACCCCTACGAGACGGCGCAGGAGCTGCGCGAGGCGATCATCGACGGCT
This genomic interval carries:
- a CDS encoding AEC family transporter produces the protein MVAVLQGFWLIAAVVAVGWLLAHTGTLGRTEQQVLARLTFWVGSPALLFLVVADADVRVIFSGFLVATLAGVAVASAAYVLVARLLLRRPLTHVLMGGMSVSYVNSNNLGLPIAIYVLGDGSWSAPVILLQLLLLQPAWLAALDASQTGRVSVRRVLRSPVTNPLTIGSLLGLAVALLGIELPSLVRAPVELVGGLAIPGMLLAFGISLRLSPVPRGRDNLAELGLVVALKLAVMPAVAALVAGPVLGLGHAEVLAAVVMATLPTAQNVFVLAVAYGRGEDIARDSVLVTTLLAMPAMLVVVALLGGG
- a CDS encoding carboxyl transferase domain-containing protein; the encoded protein is MSAAQDRPARNLDAEEDYLTGDGGVTPDLLDRRPVKERTVATLYEGRPGLNPTQAIRAFLDAVKLQERHGHMRVVDDLIGLQRRVGDTIEHYKDKLLNAEARSGATESAKFGIGSFNGQRAVVYVVDWAFFAGSLGEVAGEKFVQAAELAEKEKLPLVSMGASSGVRQHENVLGLVQMQRMAAAANKFQHTTNRPYVSVLAGQVWGGMSASAVPAADLVVALEGTDYGFAGRRVIETFEGKQVPQGMQSAEANYLDRNVDVLVKDVDELIEFLTRIFAAGRSTTKIRPGRAARVSRPADVAAEGRAMTAGAEGFSPALWDRQVPELTVQLPRDRRDRPGMGLREALMARYNEIAAGAGRVDTEFLLRTVFDAAVPFYNHVQFQEQKTYPNIIAGLGVLGEQTFMVIGDQPSYTVTSGYVGKRPANPGPEDFEYGVRMMQAAARWGLPIVFFTDTLGALPTMAAERRGQSRAIAQSIKTSASHPYPTVSVIAGAMGSGGGLATTPFGRHTVMLDSALGFVSEPRSTATILYNEANPSVDQVGMTLETMRASAEDLRSQGLVDTIVRDHPDPYETAQELREAIIDGYNRQYGLTPRRLRQKSDERLRPRTLGKLADQD